The following are encoded in a window of Chryseobacterium sp. genomic DNA:
- a CDS encoding lysophospholipid acyltransferase family protein has translation MNFIFNIILLFSRLPMRVLYLFSDVIFFVIFYIMRYRTAVVLQNLKNSFPEKSEAELKTIRKKFYRNFSDYLVETLKAFTVSTTELKVRVQHINRDVFHKAHAEGKNIIMLTGHIFNWEWFTALATMVPQSSCRPVYRRMQNAFWDKKIRSIRNAHGNLSLEAGEVIRDVLKTPNNGDTIYMFVADQTPNHHQVDLGIGFLNQSTPVFRGYDKLATRMNLQFVYCEMKKVKRGFYQVNYHTIEPDGERFVENEVVLKFHKMLENTIKKNPDNYLWSHRKWKYSGLIKSFLKTDSVNKSTA, from the coding sequence ATGAATTTCATTTTTAACATTATTCTGCTCTTTTCCAGGTTACCCATGAGGGTTCTGTACCTCTTTTCGGATGTCATTTTCTTTGTCATCTTCTACATAATGAGATACAGAACGGCTGTCGTACTTCAGAACCTGAAAAATTCCTTTCCCGAAAAAAGTGAGGCAGAACTCAAAACGATAAGAAAAAAGTTTTACCGCAACTTTTCAGACTATCTGGTAGAAACCCTTAAAGCCTTTACCGTTTCCACCACTGAACTTAAGGTAAGGGTGCAGCACATTAACCGGGATGTTTTCCACAAGGCGCACGCCGAAGGCAAAAATATAATTATGCTCACCGGCCATATTTTTAATTGGGAATGGTTTACAGCTCTGGCTACCATGGTTCCCCAAAGCAGCTGCCGCCCAGTATACAGGAGGATGCAGAATGCTTTTTGGGACAAAAAAATAAGATCCATACGGAATGCCCACGGAAATTTGTCTCTGGAGGCTGGCGAAGTAATACGTGATGTACTGAAAACTCCCAATAACGGTGATACGATCTATATGTTTGTGGCAGACCAAACCCCCAATCATCATCAGGTGGACCTTGGCATCGGGTTTTTAAACCAGTCTACACCGGTTTTCCGTGGGTATGACAAATTGGCCACCCGCATGAACCTTCAGTTTGTTTACTGCGAAATGAAGAAGGTTAAAAGAGGCTTCTATCAGGTAAACTACCACACAATTGAACCCGATGGAGAAAGATTCGTGGAAAATGAAGTGGTTTTAAAGTTCCATAAAATGCTGGAAAACACCATCAAAAAAAATCCTGACAACTATCTTTGGTCCCACCGTAAGTGGAAATATTCCGGGCTCATAAAAAGCTTCCTGAAAACGGACTCCGTAAACAAATCAACCGCGTGA
- a CDS encoding glycosyltransferase family 2 protein: MSNLAIVILNWNGRNWLQQFLPTVIKNSAGADVFVIDNASTDHSVNYLREYFPAVHIICNSQNYGFAGGYNEGLKKIKTDIYCLLNSDVEVTENWLLPVLKLFERDENIAAIQPKILDYNTPTSFEYAGAAGGLIDNLGYPYCRGRVFEDTDTDHGQFNDETEIFWASGCCLFVRSSAFWEVNGFDERFFAHQEEIDLCWRLKNKGYKIWYTGFSAVYHVGGGTLNKQSPMKTYLNMRNNLTMLLKNLPRIQLLWVLPARMILDGFAAFYFLIRQGPAHFWAVLRAHFSFYAHIPGTLKRRQKRQISSYFQSKWLIFRHFTK; this comes from the coding sequence GTGAGCAATTTAGCTATTGTCATCCTGAACTGGAACGGCAGGAACTGGCTGCAGCAATTCCTGCCGACTGTAATAAAAAACTCCGCCGGTGCAGATGTTTTTGTAATTGATAACGCTTCTACAGACCACTCCGTAAATTATCTGCGTGAATATTTTCCGGCAGTTCACATAATCTGTAATAGCCAGAACTATGGTTTTGCCGGCGGATATAATGAAGGTTTAAAAAAAATAAAAACGGACATTTACTGCCTGCTGAATTCTGATGTTGAAGTAACAGAAAACTGGTTGCTGCCGGTCCTGAAACTTTTTGAAAGAGATGAAAACATTGCGGCCATCCAACCTAAAATCCTTGATTACAATACGCCTACTTCTTTTGAATATGCCGGTGCTGCCGGCGGTCTCATAGACAATCTGGGTTATCCTTACTGCCGTGGACGTGTATTTGAGGATACAGACACAGACCATGGGCAGTTCAACGATGAAACAGAAATATTCTGGGCTTCCGGTTGCTGTCTGTTTGTAAGGTCTTCAGCATTTTGGGAAGTTAATGGTTTTGATGAACGTTTTTTTGCGCATCAGGAAGAAATTGATTTGTGCTGGAGACTGAAGAATAAGGGTTATAAAATTTGGTACACAGGCTTTTCGGCGGTATATCATGTAGGGGGCGGCACCCTGAACAAGCAGAGTCCAATGAAAACCTATCTGAATATGCGGAATAATCTCACCATGCTGCTTAAGAATTTACCGCGTATCCAATTACTTTGGGTGCTGCCTGCCAGAATGATTCTGGACGGATTTGCAGCCTTCTATTTCCTAATCAGGCAGGGACCGGCTCATTTCTGGGCAGTGCTTCGCGCTCACTTTTCATTTTACGCGCATATTCCCGGCACTTTAAAGCGCAGACAAAAACGGCAGATCAGCAGTTATTTTCAGAGCAAATGGCTAATTTTCCGGCACTTTACAAAGTAA
- a CDS encoding alpha/beta hydrolase — MNVDVYFIITSVTVAILALGIFIYLFQHRFFFQPEKLPPDFKFAYEHLDAEEMSVSPEPGAVISYLHFHVEKPKGVVLYLKGNTKSIKGWGKFAIDFTRLNYEVIMMDYRGFGKSTGRRTAESMKRDSQFIYDIAKKRYSEDKIIVYGRSLGSGFAARLASKNNPRMLILTSPIYSLQRAIQRYLPFMPAKPFLRYNLPTFHYLKNVRCPIKIIHGSDDRLVPISTAVDLSEINPDLTRLYVILRAGHIDVHQFEEYHRVMEEIFEERKVFIDAGKTSLSYSHRKE; from the coding sequence ATGAATGTTGATGTCTATTTTATTATTACCTCTGTTACGGTAGCCATTCTGGCTCTCGGGATCTTCATCTACCTTTTCCAGCACCGTTTTTTCTTCCAGCCGGAAAAACTTCCGCCGGATTTCAAGTTTGCCTACGAACATCTGGATGCGGAGGAGATGTCTGTATCACCTGAACCGGGGGCTGTCATCAGCTATCTTCATTTTCATGTGGAAAAACCCAAAGGTGTGGTGCTCTATCTGAAAGGAAATACCAAAAGTATCAAGGGATGGGGAAAATTTGCCATCGATTTTACCCGCCTGAATTATGAGGTGATTATGATGGATTACCGTGGTTTTGGCAAAAGCACCGGCCGCCGCACCGCGGAATCAATGAAGCGCGACTCACAATTTATCTATGATATTGCCAAAAAACGATATTCAGAAGATAAAATCATTGTATACGGCCGGTCTCTGGGAAGCGGTTTTGCAGCACGTCTGGCCTCCAAAAACAACCCGAGAATGCTGATCCTTACCTCGCCTATTTACTCGCTGCAGCGCGCCATACAGCGGTATCTGCCCTTTATGCCTGCCAAACCTTTTCTTCGATATAATTTGCCCACCTTCCATTATCTGAAAAATGTTCGCTGTCCGATAAAGATTATTCATGGCAGCGACGACCGCCTTGTACCCATAAGTACCGCAGTGGACCTTTCTGAAATCAATCCCGACCTTACTCGGCTTTATGTCATCCTGCGCGCGGGACATATTGATGTGCATCAGTTTGAGGAGTATCACCGTGTCATGGAAGAGATTTTTGAGGAAAGAAAGGTCTTTATTGATGCCGGTAAGACCAGTTTGTCCTATTCGCACAGGAAAGAATAG